The Prionailurus viverrinus isolate Anna unplaced genomic scaffold, UM_Priviv_1.0 scaffold_35, whole genome shotgun sequence genome window below encodes:
- the FZD2 gene encoding frizzled-2, with amino-acid sequence MRPRSALPRLLLPLLLLPAAGPAQFHGEKGISIPDHGFCQPISIPLCTDIAYNQTIMPNLLGHTNQEDAGLEVHQFYPLVKVQCSPELRFFLCSMYAPVCTVLEQAIPPCRSICERARQGCEALMNKFGFQWPERLRCEHFPRHGAEQICVGQNHSEDGTPALLTTAPPPGLQPGAGGTPGGPGGGGSPPRYATLEHPFHCPRVLKVPSYLSYKFLGERDCAAPCEPARPDGSMFFSQEETRFARLWILTWSVLCCASTFFTVTTYLVDMQRFRYPERPIIFLSGCYTMVSVAYIAGFVLQERVVCNERFSEDGYRTVVQGTKKEGCTILFMMLYFFSMASSIWWVILSLTWFLAAGMKWGHEAIEANSQYFHLAAWAVPAVKTITILAMGQIDGDLLSGVCFVGLNSLDPLRGFVLAPLFVYLFIGTSFLLAGFVSLFRIRTIMKHDGTKTEKLERLMVRIGVFSVLYTVPATIVIACYFYEQAFREHWERSWVSQHCKSLAIPCPAHYTPRMSPDFTVYMIKYLMTLIVGITSGFWIWSGKTLHSWRKFYTRLTNSRHGETTV; translated from the coding sequence ATGCGGCCCCGCAGCGCCCTGCCCCgcctgctgctgccgctgctgctgctgcccgcCGCCGGGCCGGCCCAGTTCCACGGGGAGAAGGGCATCTCCATCCCAGACCACGGCTTCTGCCAGCCCATCTCCATCCCGCTGTGCACGGACATCGCCTACAACCAGACCATCATGCCCAACCTTCTGGGCCATACGAACCAGGAGGACGCGGGCCTGGAGGTGCACCAGTTCTACCCGTTGGTGAAGGTGCAGTGCTCCCCCGAACTGCGCTTCTTCTTGTGCTCCATGTACGCACCCGTGTGCACCGTGCTGGAGCAGGCCATCCCGCCGTGCCGCTCCATCTGCGAGCGCGCGCGCCAGGGCTGCGAGGCGCTCATGAACAAGTTCGGTTTCCAGTGGCCCGAGCGCCTGCGCTGCGAGCACTTTCCGCGCCACGGCGCGGAGCAGATCTGCGTGGGCCAAAACCACTCCGAAGACGGCACGCCCGCGCTGCTCACTACCGCGCCTCCGCCCGGCCTGCAGCCGGGTGCCGGGGGCACCCCGGGcggcccgggcggcggcggctcgCCCCCGCGCTACGCCACGCTGGAGCACCCTTTCCACTGCCCGCGCGTCCTCAAGGTGCCATCCTATCTCAGCTACAAGTTTCTGGGCGAGCGCGACTGCGCGGCGCCCTGTGAGCCGGCGCGGCCCGACGGCTCCATGTTCTTCTCTCAGGAGGAGACGCGCTTCGCGCGCCTCTGGATCCTCACCTGGTCGGTGCTGTGCTGCGCCTCCACCTTCTTCACCGTCACTACCTACCTGGTAGACATGCAGCGCTTCCGCTACCCGGAGCGACCCATCATCTTTCTGTCCGGCTGCTACACTATGGTTTCGGTGGCCTACATCGCGGGCTTCGTGCTCCAGGAGCGCGTCGTGTGTAACGAGCGCTTTTCCGAGGACGGCTACCGCACAGTGGTGCAGGGCACCAAGAAGGAGGGCTGCACCATCCTCTTTATGATGCTGTACTTCTTCAGTATGGCCAGTTCCATCTGGTGGGTCATCCTGTCTCTCACCTGGTTCCTGGCGGCGGGCATGAAGTGGGGCCACGAGGCCATCGAGGCCAACTCCCAGTACTTCCACCTGGCCGCGTGGGCCGTGCCGGCGGTCAAGACCATCACTATCCTGGCCATGGGCCAGATTGACGGCGACCTGCTGAGCGGCGTGTGTTTCGTGGGCCTCAACAGCCTGGACCCGCTGCGGGGCTTCGTGCTGGCGCCGCTCTTCGTGTACCTGTTCATAGGCACGTCCTTTCTCCTGGCTGGTTTCGTGTCACTCTTCCGCATCCGTACCATCATGAAGCACGACGGCACCAAGACGGAGAAGCTGGAGCGGCTCATGGTGCGCATCGGCGTCTTCTCGGTGCTCTACACCGTGCCTGCTACCATCGTCATCGCCTGCTACTTCTACGAGCAGGCCTTTCGAGAGCACTGGGAGCGCTCGTGGGTGAGCCAGCACTGCAAGAGCCTGGCCATCCCGTGCCCGGCGCACTACACGCCGCGCATGTCACCCGACTTCACCGTCTACATGATCAAATACCTCATGACGCTCATCGTGGGCATCACGTCGGGCTTCTGGATCTGGTCCGGCAAGACGCTGCACTCGTGGAGGAAGTTCTACACCCGTCTCACCAACAGCCGGCACGGCGAGACCACCGTGTGA